ACTTCAAGGAGTCTCTTATAATCGGTCTCATCCACGTCCGCGCTTTTGAGCTTATAGCGAACGGAACCGAGAGCGGAAGACGGGGTGTTTTTGAGGAGTTCGAGCTCTTTCATATCTTCTTTCGAGATATCGTAAAATTGCTCGTCCAAAATACCTTTGATTCCGTGCGCCGCGCCGTACACGTTCGTGATGACGTCGGAATGTTTCAACGCTTCGATGAAAACGCCCGCCGCGCTCGAATTGATGACGGACGAAGGACCGCCCGATTGACCGAAAATAAGTGCGCCTTTTAATTGTTCCATAATATCCTCCAAATGGTTTGAGGCTCACGCCTCGTTTTATCTTTTCGTAACTCTTTTTACAGGCTGAGCATCGTCGCCTGTTCGTACAGTTTCTCGTCGAAATACGGCTTGATCGCAAGCGCGTCCGCGATCGGCATTTCGATGACCTGACCGCCCTTGACGCCGACGACGAGACCGCCTTTATTCTCTTTCAAAAGTTCGACCGCGCGAATGCCGAGACGGCTCGCGAGGACGCGATCGGACATCGTCGGAGAACCGCCGCGCTGAATATAGCCGAGGACGGTCGAACGGATCGAAAGACCCGTGCGCGCCTTGATCTCTTTCATCGCTTCGTCCAAGGGACAAGCGCCTTCCGCGAGGACGACGATACCGCTCGTCTTCCCGACCGCGTTGCCGCGGAGAAGGACGGACGCCACTTCGTCGAAATCGACGGGATGCTCGGGAACCAAAATGACTTCCGCGCCGCCCGCGAGACCCGCGTGAAGCGCGATTTGACCGCTGTGACGACCCATCACCTGGACGATGACAACGCGCTCGTGAGAACTCATCGTGTCGCGAAGGTTATTGATCGCGTTGACGGCGGTGTTGACCGCGGTGTCAAAACCGATCGTGAAATCGGTGTAGCCGAGGTCGTTATCGATCGTCCCCGGGATGCCGATGGTCTTGATCGAAAAATCGTTATAAAGTTCGTTCGCGCCGCGAAGAGAGCCGTCTCCGCCGATGACGACGAGACCGTCCACGTTATGATTGGCGAGCGCGAGCGCCGCTTTCTTTCTTCCGTCGTAGGTTGCGAATTCTTCCGAACGAGCGGAGCGAAGGATCGTGCCGCCGCGCTGGATCGTATCCGAAACGGTGCGTCTCGAAAGCATATGAAGATCGCCCTCGATGAGACCGATATATCCTCTTTCGACGCCGTACACTTCGAGATTGTAATAGCTCGCCGCGCGAACGACCGCACGGATCGCCGCGTTCATGCCGGGCGCGTCTCCGCCCGAAGTCAAAACCGCAATACGTTTCATAAGCTACCTTCCTTTTCAAAAAGATAAAAATATTGTAACACGGCGACGAAAAAAAAGACAAATACTTTGCTTTAATTAGCTAAAAAACCGATATAAATAATATACGTTATAAAATGCGACTGCGAGAAAAAACGGCAAAAGACCTGCCGAGCGAACGGGAGAACGGATGACTTTCGCGCTCGGCGAACGCAAGCGAAGAAAAACGAAACGGACGCGCGGATTGCCGCTCTTTATTTCTTGCGCTCTTTGATCTCCACGTTCTCCGGGC
This genomic window from Clostridia bacterium contains:
- the pfkA gene encoding 6-phosphofructokinase — translated: MKRIAVLTSGGDAPGMNAAIRAVVRAASYYNLEVYGVERGYIGLIEGDLHMLSRRTVSDTIQRGGTILRSARSEEFATYDGRKKAALALANHNVDGLVVIGGDGSLRGANELYNDFSIKTIGIPGTIDNDLGYTDFTIGFDTAVNTAVNAINNLRDTMSSHERVVIVQVMGRHSGQIALHAGLAGGAEVILVPEHPVDFDEVASVLLRGNAVGKTSGIVVLAEGACPLDEAMKEIKARTGLSIRSTVLGYIQRGGSPTMSDRVLASRLGIRAVELLKENKGGLVVGVKGGQVIEMPIADALAIKPYFDEKLYEQATMLSL